One Rosa chinensis cultivar Old Blush chromosome 5, RchiOBHm-V2, whole genome shotgun sequence genomic region harbors:
- the LOC112168053 gene encoding protein trichome birefringence-like 41 isoform X1, with protein MGKVLHGFGLFACIAVLLALCLLLILHDGKYCCGRVQKKQVNESQSIGGSSNLFEGSWVHDDTYPLYDTFSSCPFVEKEFDCRKNGRPDSQYLKLRWKPDTCALPRFNGMDMLRRLKGKKILFVGDSLILNQWQSLTCMLHSAVPKTNYTLTRKGDLSTFSLPEFEVSIMMSRNAFLVDLVKTRTGGSMVLKLDSIENGNAWKGYDMLIFNTWHWWLHKGSKQPWDYIVSGGKIRQDMDRLAAFREGLTTWSKWVDSNVDAKTTKVFFQGISPSHYNGKEWNDTDSATCSGQTQPISGSTYPGGSPPATTVVNQVLAKMSSPATLLDITLLSQLRKDGHPSVYGFGGKAGNDCSHWCLSGVPDTWNELLYATLVTTDQRS; from the exons ATGGGAAAGGTGCTGCATGGCTTCGGCTTATTTGCTTGCATTGCTGTTCTCCTAGCATTGTGCCTTCTTCTAATTCTTCATGATGGTAAGTATTGCTGTGGAAGAGTGCAGAAGAAGCAGGTGAATGAGTCGCAGTCAATAGGCGGAAGCAGTAACTTGTTTGAAGGGAGTTGGGTTCATGATGATACGTATCCGCTCTACGATACTTTTTCCAGCTGCCCTTTTGTTGAGAAAGAGTTTGACTGTCGGAAAAATGGAAGGCCGGACAGTCAGTATCTCAAACTTAGATGGAAGCCAGACACTTGTGCTTTGCCAAG ATTCAATGGTATGGACATGTTGAGGAGGCTGAAAGGGAAGAAGATACTATTCGTAGGGGACTCTCTAATCCTCAACCAATGGCAGTCACTAACATGCATGCTGCATTCTGCAGTGCCCAAAACAAACTACACCTTAACTAGGAAAGGAGACCTCTCTACCTTTTCTTTACCT GAATTTGAAGTTTCTATTATGATGTCTCGCAATGCATTTCTGGTGGATCTAGTGAAAACAAGGACAGGCGGCAGCATGGTTCTAAAGCTTGACTCCATTGAAAACGGAAATGCATGGAAAGGATACGACATGCTTATCTTCAATACTTGGCATTGGTGGCTCCATAAAGGAAGCAAACAACC ATGGGACTACATTGTCTCAGGAGGTAAGATACGCCAGGATATGGATCGCTTGGCAGCTTTTAGGGAGGGATTAACTACTTGGTCCAAATGGGTGGACTCTAATGTTGATGCTAAAACTACCAAAGTTTTCTTTCAAGGCATTTCTCCATCACATTACAA TGGAAAAGAATGGAACGACACTGATTCGGCAACTTGCAGTGGACAAACTCAACCTATAAGTGGTTCAACTTACCCCGGAGGTTCACCACCAGCAACAACTGTGGTCAACCAAGTGTTGGCCAAAATGTCGTCTCCAGCAACTTTGCTGGACATAACGTTACTGTCGCAGTTGAGAAAAGACGGGCACCCATCTGTATATGGTTTC
- the LOC112168053 gene encoding protein trichome birefringence-like 43 isoform X2, translating into MGKVLHGFGLFACIAVLLALCLLLILHDGKYCCGRVQKKQVNESQSIGGSSNLFEGSWVHDDTYPLYDTFSSCPFVEKEFDCRKNGRPDSQYLKLRWKPDTCALPRFNGMDMLRRLKGKKILFVGDSLILNQWQSLTCMLHSAVPKTNYTLTRKGDLSTFSLPEFEVSIMMSRNAFLVDLVKTRTGGSMVLKLDSIENGNAWKGYDMLIFNTWHWWLHKGSKQPISHFRPIFGKRIYIGFAIETWKKNMNLVIIRAPLNLSFLAYNSVS; encoded by the exons ATGGGAAAGGTGCTGCATGGCTTCGGCTTATTTGCTTGCATTGCTGTTCTCCTAGCATTGTGCCTTCTTCTAATTCTTCATGATGGTAAGTATTGCTGTGGAAGAGTGCAGAAGAAGCAGGTGAATGAGTCGCAGTCAATAGGCGGAAGCAGTAACTTGTTTGAAGGGAGTTGGGTTCATGATGATACGTATCCGCTCTACGATACTTTTTCCAGCTGCCCTTTTGTTGAGAAAGAGTTTGACTGTCGGAAAAATGGAAGGCCGGACAGTCAGTATCTCAAACTTAGATGGAAGCCAGACACTTGTGCTTTGCCAAG ATTCAATGGTATGGACATGTTGAGGAGGCTGAAAGGGAAGAAGATACTATTCGTAGGGGACTCTCTAATCCTCAACCAATGGCAGTCACTAACATGCATGCTGCATTCTGCAGTGCCCAAAACAAACTACACCTTAACTAGGAAAGGAGACCTCTCTACCTTTTCTTTACCT GAATTTGAAGTTTCTATTATGATGTCTCGCAATGCATTTCTGGTGGATCTAGTGAAAACAAGGACAGGCGGCAGCATGGTTCTAAAGCTTGACTCCATTGAAAACGGAAATGCATGGAAAGGATACGACATGCTTATCTTCAATACTTGGCATTGGTGGCTCCATAAAGGAAGCAAACAACC AATAAGCCACTTTAGACCCATCTTTGGAAAAAGAATTTACATCGGATTTGCAATTGAgacatggaagaaaaatatgaattTAGTGATTATTCGAGCCCCTTTGAATCTATCATTCCTG GCTTACAATAGTGTATCTTGA
- the LOC112166450 gene encoding protein trichome birefringence-like 41 — protein sequence MGSWVRTSLSFTAIALLHLLVLVSGRKANGARRRSETSGTCDFFNGRWVLDEAYPLYHPSTCPFIEREFSCEKNGRADQDYTNYRWQPHDCDLQRFDGKAFLEKFRGKSFMFVGDSLSRNQWQSLTCLLHSAVPTSKYNVTREEDVSNFEFTDYGVKVMLDRNVYLVDTVRENIGRVLKLDSIEGGKLWKGIDTLIFNTWHWWNRRGPSQPWDFIEVGGKIMKDMDRMLAFEKALTTWGQWVDTNVDPAKTEVFFQGISPSHYNGTDWGEPKARTCEGQKEPLLGSTYPGGLPPALGVLKNALSKITKPVTLLDITNLSLLRKDGHPSIYGLGGRTGMDCSHWCLCGVPDTWNEILYNFLL from the exons ATGGGTTCCTGGGTTCGTACCAGTCTTAGCTTCACTGCCATAGCTCTCCtccatcttcttgttcttgtttctgGTCGGAAAGCAAATGGTGCAAGAAGACGCAGTGAGACGAGTGGTACCTGTGATTTCTTCAATGGGAGATGGGTCTTGGACGAGGCGTACCCACTCTACCATCCCAGCACGTGTCCGTTCATCGAGCGGGAGTTCAGTTGCGAGAAGAATGGCCGAGCTGACCAGGACTACACCAACTACAGATGGCAACCCCATGACTGTGACTTACAGAG ATTTGACGGCAAAGcatttttagaaaaatttagAGGGAAAAGCTTCATGTTTGTTGGAGATTCATTGAGCCGGAATCAATGGCAATCGTTGACGTGCTTGCTTCACTCAGCTGTGCCAACATCAAAATACAATGTCACTAGAGAAGAAGATGTTTCTAATTTCGAGTTTACG GATTATGGAGTCAAAGTGATGCTAGACCGCAATGTGTATCTAGTAGATACTGTTAGAGAAAACATTGGTAGGGTTTTGAAGCTTGATTCAATTGAGGGAGGCAAGTTGTGGAAGGGAATCGACACCCTCATCTTCAACACATGGCACTGGTGGAATCGCAGAGGACCTTCGCAACC ATGGGATTTCATTGAAGTTGGAGGCAAGATTATGAAAGACATGGATCGGATGCTTGCTTTTGAGAAGGCACTCACAACTTGGGGTCAATGGGTGGATACAAACGTTGATCCTGCAAAAACTGAAGTTTTCTTCCAAGGGATTTCACCCTCCCATTACAA TGGGACTGATTGGGGTGAGCCAAAAGCAAGGACTTGCGAGGGGCAGAAGGAGCCTTTGTTGGGGTCGACCTACCCAGGAGGGTTGCCACCAGCTCTGGGTGTGCTGAAGAATGCTTTAAGCAAAATCACAAAGCCTGTGACATTGCTGGACATAACAAACCTCTCCCTCCTTCGTAAAGATGGCCACCCTTCAATTTATGGGTTGGGAGGCCGCACAGGGATGGATTGTAGTCATTGGTGTCTTTGCGGAGTCCCAGATACTTGGAACGAGATTCTTTACAATTTTCTTCTTTGA